The Flavobacterium sp. K5-23 genome segment AAAAATAGGAGGTGGAGAAAACCACCGTTTTGCTTTGTATGATATGGTGATGTTAAAGGATAATCATAATGATTTTGCAGGAGGAATACCATTGGCCATAGCCAAAACAAAAACCTACTTAAAGGATCATAATCTCGATCTTAAAATTATTGTCGAAGCCAGAAATCTCGAAGAAGTAAAACAAATTATTTCATGTGGTGGGGTGTATAGAATTCTACTGGATAATTTTGATTATGAAACTACAAGAGAAGCTGTAACAATTGTTGGAAATCAATGTTTAACGGAATCATCTGGAAATATTAATGAAGAAACCGTACGTCATTATGCTGATTGTGGTGTGAATTACATTTCATCGGGAGCATTGACACATTCTATTTACAATATGGATTTGAGTTTGAAAGCGATATAAGGAAGAAGTTACATTTGGAAGCTATTTATAAACAAGTGTAAGCTTAAAATAATTTAGATTTTCTTTGTGATGCTTTGTGTTTTTTTGCGGTTAAAAGTTAGCTGCTCTAATGAAAATTTATAATTAATGTCTGCAGAAATAGAAGAAAGAATTGAAAAGGTTCCAGTACTAAGAGATGTGGTTCGTTTTCTTAAAAAGATTGAGCTACCTTGGTTAGAGGGACTTTCGTTATATGATTTAATAGAAATATACGGAATAGGTATTGCTGAAGGAGCTTTATCGAATCGTGCGGGTGCAATTGCCTTCAGTTTTTTTATGGCTTTGTTTCCTTTTGCCCTTTTTATTCTGAATCTAATCCCCTACATTCCGATTGAAGGTTTTCAGGAAGATTTTTTGAAATTCATTGCTGAGGGTGTTCCTCCAAATACTTATTATGCGATATCAAACATCATAAACGACATTCTTAATAATAGCCATTCCGGATTGCTGTCATATGGTTTTTTACTATCCATTTTATTAATGGCAAACGGTTTAAATGCTATTCTAGGAGGTTTTGATGCCTCTCGCCACGTATTGATTAAAAGAGGCTTTTTTCAACAGTATTTTATTGCTGTTGGAATGTCATTAATCCTATCATTTTTATTGATTCTTACTGTCGCTATAATTGTAGTTTTTGAAGTGTTTATACAAAAATTAAATGCGCATCATGTCCTGAACGATAAAATTCCACTAATTATTATGGGGAGGTACGGATTTTTAGTATTGATGATATTAAT includes the following:
- a CDS encoding YihY/virulence factor BrkB family protein, with translation MSAEIEERIEKVPVLRDVVRFLKKIELPWLEGLSLYDLIEIYGIGIAEGALSNRAGAIAFSFFMALFPFALFILNLIPYIPIEGFQEDFLKFIAEGVPPNTYYAISNIINDILNNSHSGLLSYGFLLSILLMANGLNAILGGFDASRHVLIKRGFFQQYFIAVGMSLILSFLLILTVAIIVVFEVFIQKLNAHHVLNDKIPLIIMGRYGFLVLMILITTSILFKFGTKHDKTRSFISIGSVFTTIFAIFISYIFGIWVIRFSQYNQLYGSIGTLLIMMFYIWINCMVLLLGFELNATINNLKRKKRLSI